One genomic window of Aliiroseovarius sp. M344 includes the following:
- a CDS encoding DeoR/GlpR family DNA-binding transcription regulator, whose translation MSQSLRIPEILEIARRDGRVTVDGLAEHFGVTLQTIRRDLTDLAEAGRLERVHGGAIMPSGISNIAYEERRALNQAAKDRIAAATAQMIPNDVALFLNIGTTTEAVAHALLHHQNILVVTNNINVAQILSANPDSHVIVTGGTMRRSDGGLVGEHAARCVREFKFDISVIGCSALDHDGDFLDFDMQEVVVSQAGLQQARQRFLVCDHSKLSRKAPARIGALADLDGIFTDQSLPDTLVRNSAECGVEIIVA comes from the coding sequence ATGTCGCAATCACTTCGAATACCGGAAATCCTCGAGATCGCCCGCCGTGATGGCAGGGTCACGGTCGATGGGCTGGCCGAGCATTTCGGGGTGACTTTGCAAACCATCCGGCGCGATCTGACCGATCTTGCCGAGGCGGGGCGGCTAGAGCGGGTCCACGGCGGCGCCATCATGCCGTCGGGCATTTCGAACATAGCTTACGAAGAACGCCGGGCACTGAACCAGGCGGCCAAAGACCGGATTGCGGCGGCGACGGCACAAATGATCCCGAATGACGTCGCGCTTTTCCTGAACATTGGCACCACCACCGAGGCGGTCGCCCATGCGCTGTTGCATCACCAGAACATTCTTGTCGTCACCAACAATATCAATGTGGCACAAATCCTGTCCGCCAATCCCGACAGCCACGTCATTGTCACAGGTGGCACGATGCGGCGGTCAGACGGCGGGTTGGTTGGTGAACATGCGGCCCGGTGCGTCCGCGAGTTCAAGTTTGATATTTCTGTTATCGGCTGCTCGGCGCTTGATCATGACGGCGATTTTCTGGACTTCGACATGCAAGAGGTCGTGGTGAGTCAGGCTGGTCTGCAACAGGCACGACAGAGGTTTCTGGTCTGCGATCACTCAAAACTGTCGCGCAAAGCGCCAGCACGGATTGGTGCCTTGGCGGATCTGGACGGCATCTTCACGGATCAATCGCTGCCTGACACGCTGGTTCGCAACAGTGCGGAATGTGGAGTCGAGATCATAGTTGCCTAG
- a CDS encoding (2Fe-2S)-binding protein, protein MKLTVNGTEHDLDVEDDMPLLWVLRDEIGLNGPKYGCGVAACGACTVHIDGVAVRSCQTLVSDVDGPVTTIEGLGNPAEMHAIQAAWLEYQVAQCGYCQGGQMMQAADLLSNTPDPSDQDIDEAMSGNLCRCGTYPRIRAAVKSAAQKLQAV, encoded by the coding sequence ATGAAGCTTACTGTAAACGGAACAGAGCATGATCTGGACGTTGAAGACGACATGCCGCTTCTGTGGGTGCTGCGTGATGAGATTGGTTTGAACGGACCGAAATACGGCTGCGGTGTCGCAGCATGCGGTGCCTGCACTGTGCATATCGACGGCGTTGCGGTGCGATCCTGCCAAACGTTGGTCTCTGACGTTGACGGGCCTGTGACAACTATCGAAGGACTGGGAAACCCTGCCGAGATGCATGCGATTCAAGCGGCATGGTTGGAATATCAGGTCGCCCAATGTGGTTACTGTCAGGGCGGGCAAATGATGCAGGCAGCAGATCTGCTTTCAAACACGCCTGACCCATCAGATCAAGATATCGACGAGGCCATGTCCGGCAACCTGTGCCGATGTGGGACTTATCCGCGCATTCGAGCTGCTGTAAAATCAGCAGCCCAGAAGTTGCAGGCGGTCTGA
- a CDS encoding xanthine dehydrogenase family protein molybdopterin-binding subunit, whose product MARAGTIARRTFLVGSVAILGGVAFGYYQYKRPAKNPLLDGLPDGEAALTPYVLINADGVTLITPRADMGQGSYSVQAALIAEELDVELDQIKVDPGPPSKAYYNTALANEAVPFPSTDQSAAAKAMRGTVDAVIKFMGMQLTGGSTTVPDGYEKLRVAGAVARETLKAAAAKQTGLAVPQLKTARGAVILPDGKRIPYQALAATAAAIDPVTDVTLRPSTQWRLVGKPMQRVDMIAKSTGTQSYGIDMRMDGMVHAAIRLNPRKGGDVIGFDASTAKEMRGVQQIVPVTGGVGVIANNTWRAFQAVDAIEVEWGEAPYPAEQDQHWQALSDTLDSGEQDSQPRDDGDVDAAPITIEAEYRAPYLAHAPLEPLNAIVMVTDARVDVWTGNQIPRMTQASVAKMTGVPVDDVHVHIQMMGGSFGHRLEDDVVKRCTELAMALPGTPVKLTYKREEDTAQDFTRPIAMMRGRGAVDGGRVTAMDIRVASPSVLDSQMGERQGLGLPGPDASITQALWDQPYAIPNYRVTGYRAPKLGPVSSWRSVGASQNGFFHENFLNELIHAAGADPIEERLRLMTDAPSRKVLEAVAEMSGWGSDLGANKARGVAFSLSFGTPVAEVIEITNSDDGIRLDKVWVAAEVGRVIDPVNFENLVQGGVIWGLGHAINSQITYADGMAEQENFYDFEGLRNYQAPEIFVRGMENRDHVTGVGEPPVPPAAPALAEAIFQATGERPTEMPFANNFNFA is encoded by the coding sequence ATGGCGCGCGCAGGTACAATCGCTCGTCGCACGTTCCTCGTTGGATCTGTGGCTATTCTTGGTGGCGTCGCTTTCGGGTATTACCAATACAAACGGCCAGCCAAGAACCCTTTGTTGGATGGCCTGCCTGATGGCGAGGCTGCGCTGACGCCCTATGTGTTGATCAACGCCGATGGCGTCACGCTGATCACGCCGCGTGCCGACATGGGGCAAGGGTCGTATTCAGTTCAAGCGGCCCTGATCGCCGAGGAACTGGATGTCGAACTCGACCAGATCAAGGTTGATCCCGGTCCGCCGTCAAAAGCCTATTACAACACTGCACTGGCGAACGAGGCTGTGCCATTCCCAAGCACGGATCAAAGTGCTGCTGCCAAAGCGATGCGCGGAACAGTTGATGCGGTCATTAAATTCATGGGCATGCAACTGACCGGTGGATCGACCACTGTGCCCGACGGATATGAGAAGTTGCGCGTGGCGGGTGCGGTCGCGCGAGAAACGCTTAAAGCAGCCGCGGCAAAGCAAACCGGCCTGGCAGTCCCCCAACTGAAAACCGCGCGCGGCGCGGTCATTTTGCCTGACGGCAAGCGCATCCCATATCAGGCATTGGCCGCAACGGCCGCCGCTATTGATCCTGTCACCGATGTGACGCTGCGCCCCTCAACCCAGTGGCGGTTGGTGGGGAAACCTATGCAGCGCGTCGATATGATCGCGAAATCCACGGGTACGCAAAGCTATGGGATCGACATGCGGATGGACGGCATGGTCCACGCAGCCATTCGCTTGAACCCTCGTAAAGGGGGGGATGTAATCGGCTTTGACGCCAGCACCGCAAAGGAAATGCGTGGCGTGCAACAGATCGTTCCTGTCACCGGTGGCGTGGGCGTGATTGCCAACAACACATGGCGCGCCTTTCAAGCGGTCGACGCGATCGAGGTGGAATGGGGCGAGGCTCCGTACCCCGCCGAGCAGGACCAGCACTGGCAAGCGCTGTCCGACACTTTGGACAGTGGCGAACAAGATTCCCAGCCACGTGATGATGGGGATGTGGACGCCGCACCCATTACGATCGAAGCGGAATACCGTGCACCCTATTTGGCGCATGCCCCGTTGGAGCCGCTGAACGCGATAGTTATGGTCACGGATGCGCGGGTCGATGTTTGGACCGGCAACCAGATCCCGCGCATGACACAAGCAAGTGTCGCCAAGATGACTGGCGTCCCGGTCGATGATGTCCATGTTCACATTCAGATGATGGGTGGCAGCTTTGGGCATCGGTTGGAAGATGATGTCGTGAAACGCTGCACCGAACTGGCGATGGCACTGCCTGGCACGCCCGTAAAACTGACTTATAAGCGCGAAGAAGACACTGCCCAGGACTTCACCCGCCCCATCGCAATGATGCGCGGGCGCGGCGCCGTTGACGGCGGTCGGGTCACGGCCATGGACATACGTGTCGCATCACCTTCGGTGCTGGACAGTCAAATGGGCGAAAGACAAGGGCTGGGTCTGCCTGGACCGGATGCGTCCATCACCCAGGCGCTGTGGGATCAACCCTACGCGATCCCCAATTACCGCGTCACGGGTTATCGCGCGCCGAAACTTGGACCCGTCAGTTCTTGGCGGTCCGTCGGTGCCTCGCAAAACGGGTTCTTCCACGAAAACTTCCTGAACGAGCTGATACATGCCGCCGGTGCTGACCCTATTGAAGAGCGCTTGCGCCTGATGACGGACGCGCCGTCGCGCAAAGTGCTTGAGGCCGTTGCCGAGATGTCTGGCTGGGGGAGTGATCTTGGGGCGAACAAGGCGCGCGGCGTTGCGTTCAGCCTGTCTTTTGGCACGCCCGTCGCCGAGGTGATCGAGATCACCAACTCTGACGATGGGATTCGACTGGACAAGGTCTGGGTCGCCGCCGAGGTGGGCCGCGTCATTGACCCGGTGAACTTCGAGAACCTTGTGCAAGGCGGCGTCATCTGGGGGCTGGGACATGCGATCAACAGCCAGATCACCTATGCCGATGGCATGGCCGAGCAAGAGAATTTCTACGATTTCGAAGGGTTGCGGAACTATCAAGCGCCCGAGATTTTTGTGCGCGGCATGGAAAACCGGGATCATGTGACCGGCGTCGGTGAACCCCCTGTGCCGCCCGCGGCACCGGCGTTGGCCGAAGCGATATTCCAAGCAACAGGAGAACGCCCAACCGAGATGCCGTTTGCCAATAACTTCAACTTCGCCTGA
- the uvrB gene encoding excinuclease ABC subunit UvrB: MTHSPLTNPTLAPTARPKLEGGKRFVMHTPFQPAGDQPTAIAELVGGLDAGEQDQVLLGATGTGKTFTMAKIIEKTQRPAIILAPNKTLAAQLYGEMKGYFPDNAVEYFVSYYDYYQPEAYVARSDTFIEKESQINEQIDRMRHSATRALLERDDVIIVASVSCIYGIGSPETYTAMTQDITVGKEYDQRSVMRDLVAQQYKRNDNAFHRGSFRVRGDSLEIWPSHLEDRGWRLSFFGEELEGITEFDTLTGAKTDTLEKVRVYANSHYVTPTPTLKQAIQNIKQELAVRLLQFEEEGKLLEAQRLEQRTKFDLEMLEAAGFCNGIENYSRYLTGRAPGEPPPTLFEYIPDNAIVFADESHVSVPQIGGMYRGDYRRKFTLAEHGFRLPSCMDNRPLKFEEWDAMRPQSVFVSATPSSWELEQTGGVFAEQVIRPTGLVDPEVEIRPVEMQVDDLLDEVRKVAACGMRTLVTTLTKRMAEDLTEYLHEQGIRVRYMHSDIDTIERIEILRDLRLGAFDVLVGINLLREGLDIPECGLVAILDADKEGFLRSETSLVQTIGRAARNAEGRVIMYADRITGSMERALKETERRREKQRAYNIEHGITPETVKKNVDDVLSGLYSGDTDMARVTATIDKPLIGDNLAAHLDSLKADMRKAAENLEFEEAARLRDEVHRLEAVELAIADDPMARQTAIEAAGEAAQKTKGRSTAGKPGQRAGRKGRGR; encoded by the coding sequence ATGACTCACAGCCCACTGACCAACCCGACACTCGCCCCGACAGCCCGCCCTAAACTTGAGGGCGGCAAGCGTTTCGTCATGCACACGCCGTTTCAGCCGGCAGGTGATCAGCCCACAGCAATCGCGGAACTTGTCGGCGGTCTTGATGCAGGCGAGCAGGATCAGGTTCTTTTGGGTGCGACCGGCACGGGCAAAACGTTCACAATGGCCAAGATCATTGAGAAAACGCAGCGCCCGGCGATCATCCTCGCTCCGAACAAAACACTTGCAGCCCAGCTTTACGGTGAAATGAAGGGGTATTTCCCAGACAACGCGGTCGAATATTTCGTCAGTTACTATGACTACTATCAGCCCGAAGCCTATGTCGCGCGTTCTGACACCTTCATCGAGAAAGAAAGTCAGATCAACGAACAGATTGATCGGATGCGCCATTCCGCCACGCGAGCGCTTTTGGAACGCGACGATGTGATCATCGTGGCTTCGGTCAGCTGCATCTATGGGATCGGCTCGCCCGAAACATATACCGCCATGACGCAAGACATTACGGTTGGTAAAGAATATGATCAGCGGTCCGTCATGCGCGATCTCGTGGCGCAGCAATACAAACGCAATGACAATGCCTTCCATCGCGGGTCGTTCCGGGTGCGCGGTGACAGTCTGGAGATATGGCCAAGTCACTTGGAAGATCGCGGCTGGCGGCTGTCCTTTTTTGGCGAAGAGCTGGAAGGCATCACCGAATTTGACACGCTGACCGGCGCAAAGACGGACACGCTGGAAAAAGTGCGCGTCTATGCGAATTCTCATTATGTGACGCCCACACCGACGCTGAAACAGGCCATCCAGAATATCAAACAGGAGCTCGCCGTGCGGCTGCTCCAGTTCGAAGAAGAGGGGAAACTGTTGGAAGCCCAGCGGCTTGAACAGCGCACCAAATTTGATTTGGAGATGTTAGAGGCCGCGGGGTTCTGCAACGGGATCGAGAATTACTCGCGTTACCTGACAGGCCGTGCACCGGGTGAACCGCCCCCTACCCTGTTTGAATATATCCCTGACAACGCGATTGTGTTTGCCGATGAAAGCCACGTGTCCGTGCCCCAAATCGGCGGCATGTATCGCGGTGACTACCGTCGTAAATTCACACTGGCCGAACACGGCTTCCGCCTGCCGTCTTGCATGGATAACCGCCCGCTGAAGTTCGAGGAGTGGGACGCGATGCGCCCGCAATCAGTGTTCGTATCCGCCACCCCCAGCAGTTGGGAGCTTGAACAGACCGGTGGCGTGTTTGCTGAACAAGTGATCCGCCCCACCGGCCTCGTCGACCCCGAGGTCGAGATCCGTCCGGTTGAAATGCAGGTCGATGACTTGCTTGATGAAGTGCGAAAAGTTGCAGCATGCGGCATGCGCACGTTGGTCACGACCCTGACCAAGCGCATGGCCGAAGACCTGACCGAATACTTGCATGAACAGGGTATCCGCGTGCGTTACATGCACTCTGATATCGATACGATTGAGCGGATCGAAATCCTGCGCGACTTGCGTCTGGGCGCTTTCGATGTGCTGGTGGGTATCAACTTGCTGCGTGAAGGCTTGGACATTCCCGAATGTGGGCTGGTCGCCATTCTGGATGCGGACAAAGAAGGTTTCCTGCGCTCCGAAACCTCTCTGGTGCAAACAATCGGGCGCGCCGCACGAAACGCCGAAGGCCGCGTCATCATGTATGCCGACCGGATCACCGGTTCGATGGAACGCGCGTTGAAAGAAACGGAACGTCGCCGCGAAAAGCAACGGGCCTATAACATCGAACACGGAATTACCCCCGAAACGGTGAAGAAGAACGTCGATGATGTCCTGTCGGGGCTATACTCTGGTGACACCGATATGGCGCGGGTCACGGCCACCATCGACAAGCCACTGATTGGCGACAATCTGGCCGCCCATCTGGACAGCCTGAAAGCCGACATGCGCAAAGCCGCCGAAAACCTCGAATTCGAAGAAGCTGCCCGCTTGCGCGACGAGGTTCACCGGCTGGAAGCAGTGGAACTGGCCATCGCTGACGACCCAATGGCGCGCCAGACGGCAATCGAAGCAGCGGGAGAAGCGGCACAAAAGACTAAGGGGCGATCAACGGCTGGGAAGCCCGGGCAGCGGGCTGGGCGCAAGGGGCGTGGCAGATAA
- a CDS encoding ETC complex I subunit, translating to MRARIYQPARNAMSSGLGKTKVWLLEYAADESREVDPLMGWTSSSDTQSQVRLKFDTKAAALSYARAHGIEAVVQEPHKRKPNIRPGGYGENFATKRRGPWTH from the coding sequence ATGCGTGCACGTATCTATCAACCCGCTCGCAATGCCATGTCGTCAGGGCTAGGCAAGACCAAGGTCTGGCTTTTGGAATATGCGGCCGACGAATCGCGGGAAGTCGATCCGTTGATGGGGTGGACAAGTTCTTCAGACACTCAAAGCCAGGTGCGTCTGAAGTTCGATACGAAAGCGGCAGCACTTAGCTATGCGCGCGCACATGGCATTGAAGCTGTTGTTCAAGAACCGCACAAACGCAAACCCAACATTCGCCCAGGCGGGTATGGCGAAAATTTCGCCACCAAACGCCGGGGTCCCTGGACCCACTGA
- a CDS encoding alpha/beta fold hydrolase — MLEMQTYGTDTVLPPILIAHGLFGSARNWGVIAKRLSATRRVVSVDMRNHGQSPWSDSHSYPDLAGDLAEVVAASGGPVDVIGHSMGGKAAMVFANAQPDMVRRLLVADIAPIAYTHSQQSMITAMRSIDLSQVKTRGDADRQLAHVLDEPSVRAFLLQSLDVKAQEWRLNLDVLEKDMGLIVGFPELQGQFDGPTLFLSGAISDYVLPDHRGIIKELFPKAKHAKIPQAGHWLHAEKPRDFEAAALAFLSA; from the coding sequence ATGCTTGAGATGCAAACATATGGCACCGATACGGTGCTGCCGCCGATCCTGATTGCCCACGGGCTTTTTGGCTCGGCCCGCAATTGGGGCGTCATCGCGAAACGCCTGTCCGCAACACGCCGCGTTGTCAGCGTGGATATGCGCAATCACGGTCAAAGCCCATGGAGCGACAGTCACAGCTATCCCGATCTTGCCGGTGATTTGGCCGAGGTCGTGGCAGCCAGCGGTGGACCGGTCGATGTGATCGGACATTCGATGGGCGGTAAGGCCGCGATGGTCTTTGCGAATGCTCAACCTGATATGGTCCGGCGTCTGCTGGTCGCGGATATCGCGCCCATCGCCTACACACACAGTCAGCAATCAATGATCACTGCCATGCGCAGCATCGACCTGTCGCAAGTGAAAACCCGAGGCGATGCGGATCGGCAATTGGCACATGTGCTTGACGAGCCATCTGTCCGAGCGTTTCTTTTGCAATCGCTTGACGTGAAAGCGCAGGAATGGCGTTTGAACTTGGATGTGCTTGAAAAGGATATGGGGCTTATCGTTGGGTTCCCCGAACTGCAGGGGCAGTTTGATGGTCCCACCCTGTTTTTGTCTGGTGCGATCTCTGACTATGTCTTGCCGGACCATCGGGGCATCATCAAAGAGCTTTTTCCGAAGGCTAAGCATGCCAAGATACCGCAAGCTGGTCACTGGTTGCACGCCGAGAAACCGCGCGACTTTGAAGCTGCTGCACTTGCTTTCTTGAGCGCCTGA
- the glyA gene encoding serine hydroxymethyltransferase, which yields MTASRDQGFFTESLATRDPELFGSITDELGRQRDEIELIASENIVSAAVMEAQGSVLTNKYAEGYPGRRYYGGCQFVDVAENLAIDRAKALFGCEFANVQPNSGSQANQGAFMAMIQPGDTILGMNLASGGHLTHGAAPNQSGKWFNAVQYGVRKQDNLIDYDEVQALATEHQPKLIIAGGSAIPRQIDFAKFREIADSVGAFLLVDMAHFAGLVAAGEHPSPFPYADVATTTTHKTLRGPRGGMILTNREDLAKKINSAIFPGIQGGPLMHVIAAKAVAFGEALRPEFKAYQKQVRANAVALADQLMKGGLDIVTGGTDTHVMLVDLRPKGVTGNIVDKALGRAHITCNKNGIPFDPEKPTVTSGIRLGTPAGTTRGFGEAEFREIADLIVEVVDGLAANGEDGNGAVEDAVKAKVATLCARFPLYPNL from the coding sequence ATGACTGCTTCCCGTGACCAAGGCTTCTTTACCGAATCCCTCGCCACCCGCGACCCTGAGCTTTTCGGGTCGATCACTGACGAACTTGGTCGCCAACGCGACGAGATCGAGCTGATCGCGTCGGAAAATATCGTGTCCGCCGCCGTAATGGAGGCTCAGGGCTCGGTTCTGACCAACAAATATGCCGAAGGTTACCCGGGCCGCCGCTACTATGGCGGTTGCCAGTTTGTGGATGTGGCCGAGAATCTGGCCATCGACCGCGCCAAGGCGTTGTTTGGCTGCGAGTTTGCTAATGTGCAGCCCAACTCGGGTTCGCAGGCGAACCAAGGTGCCTTCATGGCGATGATCCAACCGGGTGATACGATTCTGGGCATGAACCTCGCATCGGGCGGGCACCTGACGCACGGCGCGGCTCCGAACCAATCGGGCAAGTGGTTCAACGCGGTGCAATACGGTGTGCGCAAGCAGGACAACCTGATCGACTATGACGAGGTTCAGGCGCTGGCCACGGAACACCAACCGAAGCTGATCATCGCGGGCGGCTCGGCCATTCCGCGTCAAATCGACTTCGCAAAGTTCCGCGAAATCGCGGACAGTGTTGGCGCGTTCTTATTGGTTGATATGGCTCACTTTGCCGGTCTGGTCGCCGCGGGCGAACACCCCTCGCCCTTCCCATATGCGGATGTGGCCACAACGACGACCCACAAAACCCTGCGTGGTCCGCGCGGCGGCATGATCCTGACCAACCGCGAGGATCTGGCCAAGAAAATCAATTCGGCCATCTTCCCCGGCATTCAGGGTGGGCCCCTAATGCACGTGATCGCCGCCAAAGCTGTCGCGTTCGGAGAGGCGTTGCGCCCCGAATTCAAAGCCTACCAGAAACAAGTGCGCGCCAACGCAGTCGCTCTGGCTGATCAGTTGATGAAGGGCGGCCTGGACATCGTAACCGGCGGCACCGACACCCACGTCATGCTGGTCGACCTGCGCCCCAAAGGCGTGACCGGTAATATCGTCGACAAAGCGCTTGGCCGCGCCCACATCACTTGCAACAAAAACGGTATCCCGTTTGACCCGGAAAAACCGACAGTTACTTCGGGCATCCGTCTGGGCACCCCCGCCGGTACCACACGCGGTTTTGGCGAAGCCGAGTTCCGCGAGATTGCAGACCTTATCGTTGAAGTGGTCGACGGTCTGGCAGCCAATGGCGAAGACGGCAATGGCGCCGTTGAAGACGCGGTGAAAGCCAAAGTTGCCACGCTCTGCGCCCGGTTCCCGCTGTATCCCAACCTTTAA
- a CDS encoding NAD kinase, with the protein MSQNIAFVASDAQISQIAKEELVTRYGNKPVDKADVIVALGGDGFMLQTLHDTQELPAPVYGMNRGTVGFLMNEYSPDDLIERLIAAEEAVINPLAMRAEGADGKVHKALAINEVSLLRAGPQAAKLQISVDGRVRLPELVCDGALLCTAAGSTAYNYSAHGPILPIGSDVLALTAMAAFRPRRWRGALLPKNAVVQFDVLEHEKRPVMADADGRSVRDVVLVEIKSNNEIAHRILFDPGHGLEERLIREQFV; encoded by the coding sequence ATGAGCCAGAATATCGCTTTTGTCGCCAGCGATGCGCAGATTTCGCAGATCGCGAAAGAAGAATTGGTAACTCGTTATGGTAACAAACCAGTGGACAAAGCCGACGTCATCGTCGCGCTGGGCGGTGACGGGTTCATGCTGCAAACCCTGCACGACACCCAAGAGTTACCGGCCCCTGTCTATGGAATGAACCGCGGGACCGTCGGATTTCTGATGAATGAATATTCGCCTGACGATCTAATCGAACGACTAATCGCCGCCGAGGAAGCGGTGATAAACCCGCTTGCGATGCGGGCCGAAGGGGCGGACGGAAAAGTGCATAAGGCGCTGGCCATCAACGAGGTCAGCCTTCTGCGTGCTGGTCCGCAAGCCGCGAAACTGCAGATCAGCGTTGATGGGCGCGTTCGTCTGCCGGAACTCGTCTGCGATGGTGCGCTTTTGTGTACTGCGGCTGGATCGACGGCCTATAACTACTCGGCGCACGGCCCGATCTTACCTATTGGATCGGACGTTCTGGCGCTGACCGCAATGGCTGCTTTTCGCCCTCGTCGCTGGCGGGGTGCGCTTCTTCCCAAAAATGCAGTGGTGCAATTTGACGTTCTTGAACACGAAAAGCGCCCTGTGATGGCCGATGCCGACGGCAGATCAGTGCGTGATGTCGTTTTGGTTGAGATCAAATCGAACAACGAGATTGCCCACCGCATCCTGTTTGATCCCGGTCACGGTCTGGAAGAAAGGCTGATCCGCGAGCAGTTTGTCTGA
- a CDS encoding sigma-54-dependent transcriptional regulator — MAMDERGNPSAASLNTTKADAIVGRALVMVLAPPDFTDLFPGPVFESLGCEAAYANSISEAKAITEDKPVDVIILPLRVNNRSVLPLIRDFLKGDADQAIIVVSQSDEINDAAEAMRLGALDCIFVPFTQNRLQKTVGNVLQKIKRRAVVSSRRNPVKPSAKTLPATSVASVTADARWVRHGMVLSDMSMKPVLKALDTIASSSAPVFIQGETGTGKEVLARALHAESGRSGGPFIVVDCARLQPDTLAKRVFSDNRMTSRGAANAADGVTLFLDGIARTDLRVQKQLMRFLESGEIDPLGSTDSAKVDARIICASAENARTEIDAGRLREDLYYRLHVVPILLPPLRDRGQDILAIANSKLVQTARQEGRRFRGFTADAADILMSHRWPGNVRQLINVVWNIVLHHDADLVTAEMLPVDLLTGQSANPNVQMPPRVLADTGLLGRPLAEIERIVIEETIRAQGGSIPRAAQVLEVSPSTIYRKRDGWARD, encoded by the coding sequence ATGGCGATGGACGAACGGGGCAATCCCAGCGCTGCCTCATTGAACACAACCAAAGCTGACGCAATTGTTGGGCGCGCCTTGGTCATGGTTTTGGCGCCACCAGATTTCACCGACCTGTTTCCCGGCCCGGTTTTTGAGAGCCTGGGCTGCGAAGCTGCCTATGCTAACTCGATTTCGGAAGCGAAAGCTATCACAGAAGACAAGCCAGTTGATGTCATCATCCTGCCTTTGCGTGTGAATAACCGCAGCGTCTTGCCGCTGATCCGCGATTTTCTGAAGGGGGATGCTGACCAGGCAATTATTGTTGTGTCGCAAAGCGACGAAATCAATGATGCGGCAGAGGCCATGCGACTGGGTGCGTTGGACTGCATCTTTGTACCTTTTACGCAAAACCGTCTTCAAAAGACCGTTGGCAATGTTCTCCAAAAAATCAAAAGGCGCGCGGTGGTTTCGTCACGCCGCAACCCCGTCAAGCCTAGCGCTAAGACGCTGCCTGCCACTTCGGTCGCGTCTGTCACTGCCGACGCGCGCTGGGTCAGGCACGGTATGGTCTTGTCAGACATGTCGATGAAGCCGGTGCTGAAGGCGCTCGACACGATCGCGTCGTCCAGTGCTCCTGTCTTCATTCAGGGCGAAACGGGCACAGGCAAGGAGGTTCTTGCCCGCGCTCTGCACGCGGAAAGTGGCCGGTCCGGCGGACCGTTCATCGTTGTCGACTGCGCGCGACTGCAGCCAGACACGCTGGCCAAGCGGGTTTTCTCGGACAACCGAATGACATCGCGCGGCGCCGCAAATGCAGCTGATGGCGTCACGCTTTTTCTGGACGGCATTGCCCGCACTGATCTGCGGGTTCAGAAGCAACTGATGCGGTTTCTGGAGAGCGGCGAGATCGACCCTCTAGGGTCGACCGATTCAGCCAAGGTTGATGCACGTATCATCTGCGCCAGTGCAGAAAATGCCCGCACTGAAATCGACGCTGGTCGGCTGCGCGAAGACCTGTATTACCGCTTGCATGTCGTGCCGATCCTGCTGCCGCCGCTCCGAGATCGGGGCCAGGATATTCTGGCCATCGCCAACAGCAAACTGGTGCAAACAGCCCGGCAAGAGGGGCGGCGGTTCCGTGGATTCACCGCTGATGCCGCTGACATTCTGATGTCGCATCGTTGGCCCGGCAATGTGCGTCAATTGATCAACGTCGTCTGGAACATCGTTTTGCACCACGATGCGGATCTGGTCACCGCCGAGATGTTGCCGGTCGATCTTTTGACTGGACAATCTGCCAATCCAAACGTGCAAATGCCACCTCGGGTGCTGGCTGATACCGGCTTACTGGGGCGACCACTGGCGGAAATCGAACGCATAGTGATCGAAGAAACGATCCGGGCACAGGGTGGATCGATCCCGCGCGCAGCACAAGTTTTGGAAGTTTCACCGTCGACGATCTATCGCAAGCGCGACGGGTGGGCGCGCGATTAG